A single window of Uloborus diversus isolate 005 chromosome 5, Udiv.v.3.1, whole genome shotgun sequence DNA harbors:
- the LOC129222467 gene encoding protein obstructor-E-like produces MNYFTCGILAFSVFSAVIGAPQSEYDGGYGGCPEEGVFGWEHETACDQYYKCTNGTYSHEKCPNGLVFDDKSPVYDLCGYYWRTDCGEKTVEPPISTPGCPYQFGIFPSDSCTHYIKCAWGEPNVTDCEEGLAYQDESHSCVWPDEVPGCDSEAIVGFKCPDKITGMPAKFYPFPRYPHPTDCQKLIVCVNEKPRLLNCGYGSAFNLDTYTCDAIENVPDCNKYYK; encoded by the exons GGGCGCCGCAGTCGGAGTACGACGGGGGCTACGGGGGCTGTCCAGAGGAGGGCGTGTTCGGCTGGGAACACGAGACGGCGTGCGATCAGTACTACAAGTGCACGAACGGAACATACTCGCACGAGAAGTGCCCCAACGGACTGGTGTTTGACGACAAAAGTCCAGTTTACGATCTCTGCGGTTACTACTGGAGGACGGACTGCGGTGAAAAGACTGTCG AACCACCGATCAGCACTCCCGGATGCCCCTACCAATTCGGTATTTTCCCTTCAGACAGCTGCACCCACTACATTAAATGTGCCTGGGGTGAACCAAACGTCACAGACTGCGAAGAAGGTCTCGCCTACCAAGATGAGTCCCATTCCTGTGTTTGGCCTGATGAGGTTCCCGGATGTGACAGCGAGG CAATCGTCGGATTCAAGTGTCCAGATAAAATTACCGGAATGCCTGCCAAGTTCTACCCCTTCCCCAGGTACCCTCACCCCACTGATTGCCAGAAACTGATCGTCTGCGTCAATGAGAAACCAAGGCTCCTCAACTGCGGTTACGGCTCAGCTTTCAACCTCGATACCTATACATGTGATGCCATAGAAAACGTGCCAGACTG TAATAAATACTACAAATGA